One part of the Dioscorea cayenensis subsp. rotundata cultivar TDr96_F1 chromosome 2, TDr96_F1_v2_PseudoChromosome.rev07_lg8_w22 25.fasta, whole genome shotgun sequence genome encodes these proteins:
- the LOC120280379 gene encoding receptor-like protein kinase ANXUR2 isoform X2 — protein MNQSNMRSRHLLFSSSSSPISTELATQNTRGSPNFPSKELWAGFLVTLVAMVAGVVLFTCLKRQCLKKWKKSTKGVNLRKLDLRRFHLEELQKATMSFNKECLLGSGAFGNVYKGVFDNDQVFAIKKSHQSSYQTILEFRNEVELLSRVKHSNLVGLEGYCDQQRRRKPLTWRQRVNIAIGAAKGIAHLHEGVKPSIIHRDIKPSNILIGEDFEAKVSDFGLVKSGPMDGQSHVSSQIKGTPGYLDPSYCASYHLTPFSDVYSFGIILLQLVTARPAVASTRSQSRYHIIDWARASLEKGNVADIIDANLLTEPCNMDMMLKMGQLGLKCVIKSPKNRPTMIEVVRELEEALEATKSYECKQEPRVSSHESIEKDEGLSFSINGIGLEKFQVENDGLSINSASMQCFDVNSIILGERDDLKIINGGNDGAHLGTSNVVLL, from the exons ATGAACCAAAGTAACATGAGATCAAGGCATTTGTtgttttcatcatcttcatctccaaTTTCGACGGAGCTTGCAACACAAAACACAAGAGGATCTCCTAATTTTCCTAGTAAGGAACTTTGGGCTGGTTTTCTTGTCACTCTTGTTGCCATGGTGGCCGGTGTTGTATTGTTTACTTGCCTAAAGAGGCAGTGTTTGAAGAAATGGAAGAAATCAACGAAAG GTGTCAATTTAAGGAAGTTGGATTTGAGAAGGTTTCATTTGGAGGAGTTGCAAAAGGCCACAATGTCATTCAACAAGGAATGTTTGCTTGGTTCTGGTGCATTTGGGAATGTTTATAAGGGGGTCTTTGATAATGACCAAGTATTTGCAATCAAGAAGTCTCACCAAAGTTCTTATCAAACCATTCTAGAGTTTAGAAATg AGGTTGAGCTGCTTTCAAGAGTGAAGCATTCCAATCTTGTTGGGTTGGAAGGCTATTGTGATCAACAAA GAAGAAGGAAGCCTTTAACTTGGAGACAAAGAGTAAACATTGCAATTGGAGCAGCAAAAG GCATTGCACATCTGCATGAAGGTGTAAAGCCAAGCATAATTCACAGGGATATAAAGCCAAGTAATATATTGATTGGTGAAGACTTTGAAGCAAAAGTATCAGATTTTGGTTTAGTGAAATCAGGGCCAATGGATGGTCAATCTCATGTAAGCAGTCAGATTAAAGGAACACCCGGATACCTTGATCCTTCATATTGTGCAAGTTATCATTTGACACCATTCAGTGATGTTTATAGTTTCGgtattattcttcttcaacTTGTCACTGCAAGGCCTGCGGTTGCTAGTACGAGATCGCAATCTCGGTATCACATTATTGATTGG GCAAGAGCAAGCTTGGAAAAAGGCAATGTAGCAGATATAATCGATGCGAACTTACTAACAGAACCATGCAACATGGACATGATGCTAAAGATGGGACAACTTGGGCTCAAATGTGTCATAAAATCACCGAAAAACCGACCTACGATGATCGAAGTGGTTCGAGAACTAGAGGAAGCACTAGAAGCTACAAAGTCTTATGAATGCAAGCAAGAACCAAGAGTATCATCACATGAATCTATTGAAAAAGACGAAGGTTTGAGCTTTAGCATCAATGGCATTGGATTAGAGAAATTTCAAGTGGAGAATGATGGCCTTTCTATCAATAGTGCAAGCAT
- the LOC120280379 gene encoding probable serine/threonine-protein kinase PBL9 isoform X1 has product MNQSNMRSRHLLFSSSSSPISTELATQNTRGSPNFPSKELWAGFLVTLVAMVAGVVLFTCLKRQCLKKWKKSTKGVNLRKLDLRRFHLEELQKATMSFNKECLLGSGAFGNVYKGVFDNDQVFAIKKSHQSSYQTILEFRNEVELLSRVKHSNLVGLEGYCDQQNHKILVYEYVPHGSLLDYIVGRRKPLTWRQRVNIAIGAAKGIAHLHEGVKPSIIHRDIKPSNILIGEDFEAKVSDFGLVKSGPMDGQSHVSSQIKGTPGYLDPSYCASYHLTPFSDVYSFGIILLQLVTARPAVASTRSQSRYHIIDWARASLEKGNVADIIDANLLTEPCNMDMMLKMGQLGLKCVIKSPKNRPTMIEVVRELEEALEATKSYECKQEPRVSSHESIEKDEGLSFSINGIGLEKFQVENDGLSINSASMQCFDVNSIILGERDDLKIINGGNDGAHLGTSNVVLL; this is encoded by the exons ATGAACCAAAGTAACATGAGATCAAGGCATTTGTtgttttcatcatcttcatctccaaTTTCGACGGAGCTTGCAACACAAAACACAAGAGGATCTCCTAATTTTCCTAGTAAGGAACTTTGGGCTGGTTTTCTTGTCACTCTTGTTGCCATGGTGGCCGGTGTTGTATTGTTTACTTGCCTAAAGAGGCAGTGTTTGAAGAAATGGAAGAAATCAACGAAAG GTGTCAATTTAAGGAAGTTGGATTTGAGAAGGTTTCATTTGGAGGAGTTGCAAAAGGCCACAATGTCATTCAACAAGGAATGTTTGCTTGGTTCTGGTGCATTTGGGAATGTTTATAAGGGGGTCTTTGATAATGACCAAGTATTTGCAATCAAGAAGTCTCACCAAAGTTCTTATCAAACCATTCTAGAGTTTAGAAATg AGGTTGAGCTGCTTTCAAGAGTGAAGCATTCCAATCTTGTTGGGTTGGAAGGCTATTGTGATCAACAAA ACCATAAGATTTTGGTTTATGAGTATGTACCTCATGGATCCCTTCTTGACTACATTGTAG GAAGAAGGAAGCCTTTAACTTGGAGACAAAGAGTAAACATTGCAATTGGAGCAGCAAAAG GCATTGCACATCTGCATGAAGGTGTAAAGCCAAGCATAATTCACAGGGATATAAAGCCAAGTAATATATTGATTGGTGAAGACTTTGAAGCAAAAGTATCAGATTTTGGTTTAGTGAAATCAGGGCCAATGGATGGTCAATCTCATGTAAGCAGTCAGATTAAAGGAACACCCGGATACCTTGATCCTTCATATTGTGCAAGTTATCATTTGACACCATTCAGTGATGTTTATAGTTTCGgtattattcttcttcaacTTGTCACTGCAAGGCCTGCGGTTGCTAGTACGAGATCGCAATCTCGGTATCACATTATTGATTGG GCAAGAGCAAGCTTGGAAAAAGGCAATGTAGCAGATATAATCGATGCGAACTTACTAACAGAACCATGCAACATGGACATGATGCTAAAGATGGGACAACTTGGGCTCAAATGTGTCATAAAATCACCGAAAAACCGACCTACGATGATCGAAGTGGTTCGAGAACTAGAGGAAGCACTAGAAGCTACAAAGTCTTATGAATGCAAGCAAGAACCAAGAGTATCATCACATGAATCTATTGAAAAAGACGAAGGTTTGAGCTTTAGCATCAATGGCATTGGATTAGAGAAATTTCAAGTGGAGAATGATGGCCTTTCTATCAATAGTGCAAGCAT
- the LOC120279986 gene encoding uncharacterized protein LOC120279986 isoform X3: MLAISSAATPPPPPPSPPRSFSRRHSGHCSAVALSPHADHPSEKKKVVVVGSGWAGLASAHHLTKQGFDVTVLGSGNGPAEEIGMRGFRYAYRNIFSLVDELGIKPFTNWTRSAHFSPDGLEVEFPIFQDLPKLPAPFGALLYPQFLRLPLVDRLTSIPLMAAGILFSTNVLFIDFDNTDIAWRKYDAMTARELFKQFGCSERLYREAFEPFLQIGLFAPGEQCSAAATLGMLYYFFLAHQKLCVDKRLFKLMLSFLLKVFLQYSPLFQAVLQSREEFLQVLNLSSIDVISLRLWLDRKVQILKPGNVCFGVDGLSGWTFFDLNSIYDEYEDEPATVLQADFAYARQLLPLKDDQIVQKVVSCLSICIKELNGATVLQHIVDRFPNSATHYFPGSYKYMMRGSSSFPNLFMAGDWIVTRHGSWSQEKAYVTGLEAANRVVDYFGDGSLAKIIAVEEDEPHIETLRSINRRLGELRAELPLSDFFLQ, encoded by the exons ATGTTGGCCATCTCCTCCGCCGccactcctcctcctcctccgccgtCGCCTCCAAGGTCCTTCTCCAGGCGCCATTCCGGCCATTGTAGTGCCGTAGCCTTGTCTCCCCACGCTGATCACCCgtcggagaagaagaaggtggtggTCGTCGGCTCCGGCTGGGCAGGCCTCGCCTCAGCTCATCACCTCACTAAACAG GGCTTTGATGTCACTGTTCTTGGATCTGGGAATGGTCCTGCTGAGGAGATTGGCATGAGAG GTTTCCGGTATGCCTACCGAAATATTTTTTCCTTGGTAGATGAACTTGGCATCAAGCCTTTTACCAACTGGACTAGATCTGCTCACTTCTCACCTGATGGCTTAGAG GTTGAATTTCCTATATTTCAAGATCTACCTAAGCTGCCAGCTCCTTTTGGAGCTTTGTTATATCCTCAA TTCTTACGTCTCCCTTTGGTGGATAGATTGACATCAATTCCTCTTATGGCAGCTGGTATATTATTCAGTACCAACGTTCTAT TTATCGACTTTGACAACACTGACATTGCTTGGAGAAAATATGATGCAA TGACCGCAAGGGAGCTTTTTAAACAATTTGGCTGCTCAGAAAGGCTTTACAGAGAGGCTTTTGAGCCATTTCTTCAGATTGGTTTGTTTGCTCCTGGAGAACAATGCAGTGCAGCTGCAACCCTTGGAATGCTCTATTATTTCTTCCTTGCTCACCAG AAGTTGTGTGTGGACAAGAGGCTTTTCAAGCTGATGCTGTCATTCTTGCTGAAGGTGTTTCTGCAATACAGTCCACTGTTTCAAGCAG TGCTTCAATCAAGGGAAGAGTTTCTGCAGGTTCTGAACTTGAGTTCCATTGATGTTATCAGTTTAAGATTATGGTTGGATAGAAAG GTACAAATTCTGAAGCCCGGCAATGTTTGCTTTGGTGTTGATGGCTTGAGTGGATGGACATTCTTTGACCTGAACTCAATATATGATGAGTATGAAGATGAACCGGCTACTGTCTTACAGGCTGATTTT GCTTATGCAAGGCAGCTTTTACCACTAAAAGATGATCAGATTGTTCAGAAAGTAGTTTCATGTCTTTccatatgcataaaagaattGAATGGGGCTACTGTGCTGCAGCACATTGTTGATAGATTTCCCAATTCAGCAACTCACTATTTTCCAG GTTCCTACAAATATATGATGCGTGGCTCAAGTAGTTTTCCGAACTTGTTCATGGCTGGTGACTGGATTGTTACTCGTCATGGTTCTTGGTCACAA GAGAAAGCTTATGTCACCGGACTCGAAGCTGCCAACAGGGTGGTGGATTACTTTGGTGATGGGAGTCTTGCAAAAATAATTGCGGTAGAGGAAGATGAACCTCATATTGAAACACTACGCAGCATCAATAGAAGACTCGGGGAATTGCGAGCCGAACTTCCCTTGTCTGACTTTTTTCTTCAGTAA
- the LOC120279986 gene encoding 15-cis-phytoene desaturase, chloroplastic/chromoplastic-like isoform X1 has product MLAISSAATPPPPPPSPPRSFSRRHSGHCSAVALSPHADHPSEKKKVVVVGSGWAGLASAHHLTKQGFDVTVLGSGNGPAEEIGMRGFRYAYRNIFSLVDELGIKPFTNWTRSAHFSPDGLEVEFPIFQDLPKLPAPFGALLYPQFLRLPLVDRLTSIPLMAAGILFSTNVLFIDFDNTDIAWRKYDAMTARELFKQFGCSERLYREAFEPFLQIGLFAPGEQCSAAATLGMLYYFFLAHQQNFDVLWCRGSVQNKIFTPWLESMKIYGCKFHGNSKVTDFILDGNNGTIAEVVCGQEAFQADAVILAEGVSAIQSTVSSSPVLQSREEFLQVLNLSSIDVISLRLWLDRKVQILKPGNVCFGVDGLSGWTFFDLNSIYDEYEDEPATVLQADFAYARQLLPLKDDQIVQKVVSCLSICIKELNGATVLQHIVDRFPNSATHYFPGSYKYMMRGSSSFPNLFMAGDWIVTRHGSWSQEKAYVTGLEAANRVVDYFGDGSLAKIIAVEEDEPHIETLRSINRRLGELRAELPLSDFFLQ; this is encoded by the exons ATGTTGGCCATCTCCTCCGCCGccactcctcctcctcctccgccgtCGCCTCCAAGGTCCTTCTCCAGGCGCCATTCCGGCCATTGTAGTGCCGTAGCCTTGTCTCCCCACGCTGATCACCCgtcggagaagaagaaggtggtggTCGTCGGCTCCGGCTGGGCAGGCCTCGCCTCAGCTCATCACCTCACTAAACAG GGCTTTGATGTCACTGTTCTTGGATCTGGGAATGGTCCTGCTGAGGAGATTGGCATGAGAG GTTTCCGGTATGCCTACCGAAATATTTTTTCCTTGGTAGATGAACTTGGCATCAAGCCTTTTACCAACTGGACTAGATCTGCTCACTTCTCACCTGATGGCTTAGAG GTTGAATTTCCTATATTTCAAGATCTACCTAAGCTGCCAGCTCCTTTTGGAGCTTTGTTATATCCTCAA TTCTTACGTCTCCCTTTGGTGGATAGATTGACATCAATTCCTCTTATGGCAGCTGGTATATTATTCAGTACCAACGTTCTAT TTATCGACTTTGACAACACTGACATTGCTTGGAGAAAATATGATGCAA TGACCGCAAGGGAGCTTTTTAAACAATTTGGCTGCTCAGAAAGGCTTTACAGAGAGGCTTTTGAGCCATTTCTTCAGATTGGTTTGTTTGCTCCTGGAGAACAATGCAGTGCAGCTGCAACCCTTGGAATGCTCTATTATTTCTTCCTTGCTCACCAG CAAAACTTTGATGTCTTATGGTGTCGTGGGAGtgtgcaaaataaaatatttacccCATGGCTGGAGTCTATGAAAATATATGGCTGCAAATTTCATGGAAACAGCAAGGTGACAGATTTTATTTTGGATGGAAATAATGGGACCATTGCAGAAGTTGTGTGTGGACAAGAGGCTTTTCAAGCTGATGCTGTCATTCTTGCTGAAGGTGTTTCTGCAATACAGTCCACTGTTTCAAGCAG TCCAGTGCTTCAATCAAGGGAAGAGTTTCTGCAGGTTCTGAACTTGAGTTCCATTGATGTTATCAGTTTAAGATTATGGTTGGATAGAAAG GTACAAATTCTGAAGCCCGGCAATGTTTGCTTTGGTGTTGATGGCTTGAGTGGATGGACATTCTTTGACCTGAACTCAATATATGATGAGTATGAAGATGAACCGGCTACTGTCTTACAGGCTGATTTT GCTTATGCAAGGCAGCTTTTACCACTAAAAGATGATCAGATTGTTCAGAAAGTAGTTTCATGTCTTTccatatgcataaaagaattGAATGGGGCTACTGTGCTGCAGCACATTGTTGATAGATTTCCCAATTCAGCAACTCACTATTTTCCAG GTTCCTACAAATATATGATGCGTGGCTCAAGTAGTTTTCCGAACTTGTTCATGGCTGGTGACTGGATTGTTACTCGTCATGGTTCTTGGTCACAA GAGAAAGCTTATGTCACCGGACTCGAAGCTGCCAACAGGGTGGTGGATTACTTTGGTGATGGGAGTCTTGCAAAAATAATTGCGGTAGAGGAAGATGAACCTCATATTGAAACACTACGCAGCATCAATAGAAGACTCGGGGAATTGCGAGCCGAACTTCCCTTGTCTGACTTTTTTCTTCAGTAA
- the LOC120279986 gene encoding 15-cis-phytoene desaturase, chloroplastic/chromoplastic-like isoform X2 has protein sequence MLAISSAATPPPPPPSPPRSFSRRHSGHCSAVALSPHADHPSEKKKVVVVGSGWAGLASAHHLTKQGFDVTVLGSGNGPAEEIGMRGFRYAYRNIFSLVDELGIKPFTNWTRSAHFSPDGLEVEFPIFQDLPKLPAPFGALLYPQFLRLPLVDRLTSIPLMAAVIDFDNTDIAWRKYDAMTARELFKQFGCSERLYREAFEPFLQIGLFAPGEQCSAAATLGMLYYFFLAHQQNFDVLWCRGSVQNKIFTPWLESMKIYGCKFHGNSKVTDFILDGNNGTIAEVVCGQEAFQADAVILAEGVSAIQSTVSSSPVLQSREEFLQVLNLSSIDVISLRLWLDRKVQILKPGNVCFGVDGLSGWTFFDLNSIYDEYEDEPATVLQADFAYARQLLPLKDDQIVQKVVSCLSICIKELNGATVLQHIVDRFPNSATHYFPGSYKYMMRGSSSFPNLFMAGDWIVTRHGSWSQEKAYVTGLEAANRVVDYFGDGSLAKIIAVEEDEPHIETLRSINRRLGELRAELPLSDFFLQ, from the exons ATGTTGGCCATCTCCTCCGCCGccactcctcctcctcctccgccgtCGCCTCCAAGGTCCTTCTCCAGGCGCCATTCCGGCCATTGTAGTGCCGTAGCCTTGTCTCCCCACGCTGATCACCCgtcggagaagaagaaggtggtggTCGTCGGCTCCGGCTGGGCAGGCCTCGCCTCAGCTCATCACCTCACTAAACAG GGCTTTGATGTCACTGTTCTTGGATCTGGGAATGGTCCTGCTGAGGAGATTGGCATGAGAG GTTTCCGGTATGCCTACCGAAATATTTTTTCCTTGGTAGATGAACTTGGCATCAAGCCTTTTACCAACTGGACTAGATCTGCTCACTTCTCACCTGATGGCTTAGAG GTTGAATTTCCTATATTTCAAGATCTACCTAAGCTGCCAGCTCCTTTTGGAGCTTTGTTATATCCTCAA TTCTTACGTCTCCCTTTGGTGGATAGATTGACATCAATTCCTCTTATGGCAGCTG TTATCGACTTTGACAACACTGACATTGCTTGGAGAAAATATGATGCAA TGACCGCAAGGGAGCTTTTTAAACAATTTGGCTGCTCAGAAAGGCTTTACAGAGAGGCTTTTGAGCCATTTCTTCAGATTGGTTTGTTTGCTCCTGGAGAACAATGCAGTGCAGCTGCAACCCTTGGAATGCTCTATTATTTCTTCCTTGCTCACCAG CAAAACTTTGATGTCTTATGGTGTCGTGGGAGtgtgcaaaataaaatatttacccCATGGCTGGAGTCTATGAAAATATATGGCTGCAAATTTCATGGAAACAGCAAGGTGACAGATTTTATTTTGGATGGAAATAATGGGACCATTGCAGAAGTTGTGTGTGGACAAGAGGCTTTTCAAGCTGATGCTGTCATTCTTGCTGAAGGTGTTTCTGCAATACAGTCCACTGTTTCAAGCAG TCCAGTGCTTCAATCAAGGGAAGAGTTTCTGCAGGTTCTGAACTTGAGTTCCATTGATGTTATCAGTTTAAGATTATGGTTGGATAGAAAG GTACAAATTCTGAAGCCCGGCAATGTTTGCTTTGGTGTTGATGGCTTGAGTGGATGGACATTCTTTGACCTGAACTCAATATATGATGAGTATGAAGATGAACCGGCTACTGTCTTACAGGCTGATTTT GCTTATGCAAGGCAGCTTTTACCACTAAAAGATGATCAGATTGTTCAGAAAGTAGTTTCATGTCTTTccatatgcataaaagaattGAATGGGGCTACTGTGCTGCAGCACATTGTTGATAGATTTCCCAATTCAGCAACTCACTATTTTCCAG GTTCCTACAAATATATGATGCGTGGCTCAAGTAGTTTTCCGAACTTGTTCATGGCTGGTGACTGGATTGTTACTCGTCATGGTTCTTGGTCACAA GAGAAAGCTTATGTCACCGGACTCGAAGCTGCCAACAGGGTGGTGGATTACTTTGGTGATGGGAGTCTTGCAAAAATAATTGCGGTAGAGGAAGATGAACCTCATATTGAAACACTACGCAGCATCAATAGAAGACTCGGGGAATTGCGAGCCGAACTTCCCTTGTCTGACTTTTTTCTTCAGTAA
- the LOC120279972 gene encoding calcium-dependent protein kinase 33-like isoform X2, producing the protein MGLCCSKLTEIPITSGSVKLPTQAQAQPKTPSQTPAKTPTQQAQPPSSLHKTPTQPPPSTLPKQDTKTPTKATTLPITSAKSSIPSLSRSTSKLGRVLEKPMVDVNSFFILEKELGRGQFGVTYLCTERSTKHKYACKSVSKQKLVSKSDVQDMRREIMILQHLTGQPNIVEFKGAYEDENSVHLVMELCEGGELFDRIIAKGTYSEKEAAALCRDIVNVVHVCHFMGVIHRDLKPENFLLVKRDTSEIKATDFGLSVFIEEGKVYKELVGSAYYVAPEVLKRNYGKEIDVWSAGVILYILLCGMPPFWAGIITASNLLLILLVSKNIMFSEICIFDAILQGHVDLKSAPWPLISDGAKDLIKKMLTQDPKKRITAAQALEHPWLRVGGEAPDKPISSAVQDRLKQFRAMNKMKKLALKVIAENLSEEDIKGLQQMFKNMDTDQSGTITYEELKVGLSRLGSRMTENEIRQLMDAADVDKNGSIDYIEFITATMHRHRLDNDENLYKAFQYFDKDGSGYITRDEIKQAMQEYGMGDDATIDEIIDDVDTDKDGRIDFEEFVAMMRKGHT; encoded by the exons ATGGGTCTTTGTTGCTCCAAACTCACAGAGATTCCCATCACCTCTGGCTCTGTAAAACTCCCAACACAAGCACAAGCACAACCAAAAACACCATCACAAACACCAGCAAAAACACCAACACAACAAGCACAACCACCATCATCACTACACAAAACTCCAACACAACCACCACCATCAACACTACCAAAACAAGACACAAAAACACCAACAAAAGCAACAACACTACCGATAACTTCGGCAAAATCAAGCATTCCATCACTTTCAAGATCGACATCGAAACTTGGCCGTGTTTTGGAGAAACCAATGGTGGATGTCAACTCCTTCTTCATCCTCGAGAAAGAGCTCGGCCGTGGCCAGTTCGGTGTCACCTACCTCTGCACCGAGCGCTCTACCAAACATAAGTATGCATGCAAGTCTGTCTCTAAGCAGAAACTTGTGAGCAAAAGTGATGTTCAGGACATGAGAAGAGAGATCATGATCCTTCAGCATCTCACAG GCCAGCCAAATATAGTAGAGTTCAAGGGTGCCTACGAAGATGAAAATAGTGTGCATTTGGTGATGGAGTTGTGTGAAGGAGGAGAACTGTTTGATAGGATAATAGCCAAAGGAACTTACTCAGAGAAAGAAGCAGCTGCTCTTTGCAGAGACATTGTCAATGTTGTACATGTTTGCCATTTCATGGGAGTCATTCACCGAGACTTAAAGCCTGAGAACTTCTTGCTCGTTAAACGTGACACTTCTGAGATCAAGGCCACTGATTTTGGCCTTTCTGTCTTCATTGAAGAag GCAAAGTCTATAAAGAACTTGTAGGGAGTGCTTACTATGTGGCTCCAGAAGTATTGAAAAGGAATTATGGGAAGGAGATTGATGTATGGAGTGCTGGTGTCATTCTTTACATCCTTCTTTGTGGAATGCCTCCTTTCTGGGCAGGTATTATCACAGCTTCAAATCTTCTTCTCATCCTGCTCGTAAGTAAAAACATCATGTTTTCAGAAATTT GTATATTCGATGCTATATTACAAGGCCACGTCGACTTAAAAAGTGCACCGTGGCCTTTGATTTCTGATGGTGCGAAGGACCTAATCAAGAAGATGCTGACTCAGGATCCTAAAAAGAGAATTACTGCTGCTCAGGCCCTTG AGCATCCATGGTTGAGAGTAGGAGGTGAAGCACCTGACAAACCCATTAGCAGTGCAGTTCAAGACAGATTGAAACAATTCAGAGCAATGAATAAGATGAAGAAGCTTGCGCTAAAG GTTATTGCAGAGAATTTATCAGAGGAAGATATCAAGGGTTTACAGCAGATGTTTAAGAACATGGATACAGATCAAAGCGGCACAATTACATATGAAGAGTTGAAGGTGGGGCTGTCTAGATTGGGATCTAGGATGACCGAAAACGAAATCAGGCAACTAATGGATGCG GCTGATGTTGACAAAAATGGAAGTATCGACTACATCGAGTTTATTACAGCCACAATGCATCGGCATCGGTTGGATAACGATGAGAACTTGTACAAGGCCTTTCAGTATTTTGATAAGGATGGAAGTGG GTATATAACAAGAGACGAAATTAAACAAGCAATGCAAGAATATGGAATGGGTGATGATGCAACTATTGATGAAATTATTGATGATGTCGATACAGATAAG GATGGAAGGATTGATTTTGAGGAATTTGTGGCAATGATGAGGAAAGGACATACATGA
- the LOC120279972 gene encoding calcium-dependent protein kinase 33-like isoform X1 produces the protein MGLCCSKLTEIPITSGSVKLPTQAQAQPKTPSQTPAKTPTQQAQPPSSLHKTPTQPPPSTLPKQDTKTPTKATTLPITSAKSSIPSLSRSTSKLGRVLEKPMVDVNSFFILEKELGRGQFGVTYLCTERSTKHKYACKSVSKQKLVSKSDVQDMRREIMILQHLTGQPNIVEFKGAYEDENSVHLVMELCEGGELFDRIIAKGTYSEKEAAALCRDIVNVVHVCHFMGVIHRDLKPENFLLVKRDTSEIKATDFGLSVFIEEGKVYKELVGSAYYVAPEVLKRNYGKEIDVWSAGVILYILLCGMPPFWAETEKGIFDAILQGHVDLKSAPWPLISDGAKDLIKKMLTQDPKKRITAAQALEHPWLRVGGEAPDKPISSAVQDRLKQFRAMNKMKKLALKVIAENLSEEDIKGLQQMFKNMDTDQSGTITYEELKVGLSRLGSRMTENEIRQLMDAADVDKNGSIDYIEFITATMHRHRLDNDENLYKAFQYFDKDGSGYITRDEIKQAMQEYGMGDDATIDEIIDDVDTDKDGRIDFEEFVAMMRKGHT, from the exons ATGGGTCTTTGTTGCTCCAAACTCACAGAGATTCCCATCACCTCTGGCTCTGTAAAACTCCCAACACAAGCACAAGCACAACCAAAAACACCATCACAAACACCAGCAAAAACACCAACACAACAAGCACAACCACCATCATCACTACACAAAACTCCAACACAACCACCACCATCAACACTACCAAAACAAGACACAAAAACACCAACAAAAGCAACAACACTACCGATAACTTCGGCAAAATCAAGCATTCCATCACTTTCAAGATCGACATCGAAACTTGGCCGTGTTTTGGAGAAACCAATGGTGGATGTCAACTCCTTCTTCATCCTCGAGAAAGAGCTCGGCCGTGGCCAGTTCGGTGTCACCTACCTCTGCACCGAGCGCTCTACCAAACATAAGTATGCATGCAAGTCTGTCTCTAAGCAGAAACTTGTGAGCAAAAGTGATGTTCAGGACATGAGAAGAGAGATCATGATCCTTCAGCATCTCACAG GCCAGCCAAATATAGTAGAGTTCAAGGGTGCCTACGAAGATGAAAATAGTGTGCATTTGGTGATGGAGTTGTGTGAAGGAGGAGAACTGTTTGATAGGATAATAGCCAAAGGAACTTACTCAGAGAAAGAAGCAGCTGCTCTTTGCAGAGACATTGTCAATGTTGTACATGTTTGCCATTTCATGGGAGTCATTCACCGAGACTTAAAGCCTGAGAACTTCTTGCTCGTTAAACGTGACACTTCTGAGATCAAGGCCACTGATTTTGGCCTTTCTGTCTTCATTGAAGAag GCAAAGTCTATAAAGAACTTGTAGGGAGTGCTTACTATGTGGCTCCAGAAGTATTGAAAAGGAATTATGGGAAGGAGATTGATGTATGGAGTGCTGGTGTCATTCTTTACATCCTTCTTTGTGGAATGCCTCCTTTCTGGGCAG AAACCGAGAAAGGTATATTCGATGCTATATTACAAGGCCACGTCGACTTAAAAAGTGCACCGTGGCCTTTGATTTCTGATGGTGCGAAGGACCTAATCAAGAAGATGCTGACTCAGGATCCTAAAAAGAGAATTACTGCTGCTCAGGCCCTTG AGCATCCATGGTTGAGAGTAGGAGGTGAAGCACCTGACAAACCCATTAGCAGTGCAGTTCAAGACAGATTGAAACAATTCAGAGCAATGAATAAGATGAAGAAGCTTGCGCTAAAG GTTATTGCAGAGAATTTATCAGAGGAAGATATCAAGGGTTTACAGCAGATGTTTAAGAACATGGATACAGATCAAAGCGGCACAATTACATATGAAGAGTTGAAGGTGGGGCTGTCTAGATTGGGATCTAGGATGACCGAAAACGAAATCAGGCAACTAATGGATGCG GCTGATGTTGACAAAAATGGAAGTATCGACTACATCGAGTTTATTACAGCCACAATGCATCGGCATCGGTTGGATAACGATGAGAACTTGTACAAGGCCTTTCAGTATTTTGATAAGGATGGAAGTGG GTATATAACAAGAGACGAAATTAAACAAGCAATGCAAGAATATGGAATGGGTGATGATGCAACTATTGATGAAATTATTGATGATGTCGATACAGATAAG GATGGAAGGATTGATTTTGAGGAATTTGTGGCAATGATGAGGAAAGGACATACATGA